In Urechidicola croceus, a single window of DNA contains:
- a CDS encoding alpha-amylase family glycosyl hydrolase, translating into MKKIFLLIIALVVLSSCKETKEIAVMQETPFVWEGANLYFLLTDRFNNGDTSNDINFDRTKETGKLRGFEGGDIKGITQKINEGYFTDLGINAIWMTPLVEQIHGGTDEGTGVTYGFHGYWASDWTSLDPNFGTKEDLKELVEAAHKKGIRVVLDAVINHTGPVTDQDTVWADEWVRTEPQCTYQSYETTIECTLVKNLPDIHTESNEEVELPIQLVEKWKAEGRYEEEIKELDEFFATTGYPRAPRFYIMKWLADYIIEFGIDGYRVDTVKHTEEYVWQEFRKVCDAAFEQWKQNNPEKVLDDNGFYMVGEVYNYNISVGKAFDFGDKKVNYFDKSFNSLINFELKWNAAQQDYETMFKKYSDTLNTNLKEYGVLNYLSSHDDGQPFDPKREKPFETATKLLLSPGTSQVYYGDESARSLVIEGTEGDATLRSFMNWNEIQNDDNTKTVLAHWQKLGQFRSQHPAIGAGVHKMISAEPYVFQRTFSKGNFNDKVVIGLDLPKGQKVINVSTVFEDGATLKDFYSNTELYVKDGKISIDSKFDIVLLELK; encoded by the coding sequence ATGAAAAAAATCTTCTTACTAATTATTGCACTTGTAGTTTTATCAAGTTGTAAAGAGACCAAAGAAATTGCTGTTATGCAAGAAACACCTTTCGTATGGGAAGGAGCAAATCTCTATTTTTTATTGACAGATAGATTCAATAATGGAGATACATCCAATGATATTAATTTTGATAGAACAAAAGAAACTGGGAAATTAAGAGGATTTGAAGGAGGAGATATAAAAGGCATTACTCAAAAAATAAACGAAGGATATTTTACCGATTTAGGTATCAATGCTATTTGGATGACACCATTGGTGGAGCAAATTCATGGAGGAACTGATGAAGGAACAGGAGTTACTTACGGTTTTCATGGGTATTGGGCTAGTGATTGGACAAGTTTAGACCCAAATTTTGGTACAAAAGAAGATTTAAAAGAATTGGTGGAAGCAGCACATAAAAAAGGGATTAGAGTAGTGTTAGATGCTGTAATCAACCATACAGGTCCTGTAACAGATCAAGATACCGTTTGGGCGGATGAATGGGTGAGAACTGAGCCACAGTGTACGTATCAATCATATGAAACAACTATTGAGTGTACTTTAGTAAAAAATCTTCCAGATATTCATACAGAAAGTAATGAAGAAGTAGAATTACCTATTCAGTTGGTTGAAAAATGGAAAGCAGAAGGACGTTATGAAGAGGAAATAAAGGAGTTAGACGAATTCTTTGCTACAACTGGATACCCTAGAGCGCCTCGTTTTTATATCATGAAATGGTTGGCTGACTATATTATTGAATTTGGAATTGATGGATACCGTGTTGATACCGTTAAGCATACAGAGGAATATGTTTGGCAAGAATTCAGAAAAGTTTGTGATGCTGCATTTGAACAATGGAAACAAAATAATCCTGAAAAAGTATTAGATGATAATGGATTTTATATGGTAGGAGAAGTTTATAATTACAACATTAGTGTAGGAAAAGCATTTGATTTTGGTGATAAGAAAGTTAATTATTTTGACAAAAGTTTTAATAGTTTAATCAATTTTGAATTGAAATGGAATGCAGCTCAACAAGATTATGAAACAATGTTTAAGAAGTATTCTGACACGTTAAATACGAATTTAAAGGAATATGGAGTGTTAAATTATTTAAGTTCACATGATGATGGGCAACCATTTGACCCAAAAAGAGAAAAACCTTTTGAAACGGCAACAAAATTATTATTGTCACCAGGAACATCACAAGTGTATTATGGAGATGAATCTGCAAGATCATTAGTAATTGAAGGAACTGAAGGAGATGCTACATTACGTTCATTTATGAATTGGAACGAAATTCAAAATGATGATAACACTAAGACAGTATTAGCGCATTGGCAAAAATTAGGTCAATTTAGAAGTCAGCACCCAGCAATTGGGGCAGGAGTTCATAAAATGATTTCTGCAGAGCCTTATGTTTTTCAACGTACATTTTCTAAGGGTAATTTCAACGACAAAGTTGTTATAGGATTGGATTTACCAAAAGGACAAAAAGTGATAAATGTTTCAACAGTTTTTGAAGATGGAGCCACATTAAAAGATTTTTATTCTAATACCGAACTTTACGTAAAAGATGGAAAAATCTCCATTGATTCTAAATTTGATATAGTATTGCTAGAGTTGAAATAA
- a CDS encoding N-acetylglucosamine kinase, protein MILIADGGSTKCDWILLSIDGEVSLKTRTSGLNPAVFSSEILEKRLTENIDLKECKDKVTEVFFYGAGCGTERPRLALQQLFQSYFVNAIVDVKEDTYAAAFAATTEPGIICILGTGSNSSYFDGIDVHTTVPSLGYVLMDEASGNYFGKKLIRDYFYKKMPENLRQEFASKFDLDADNIKANVYKKENPNAYLATFAEFIFRNERNEYFNYVLKKGIKDFFKNRIRVYDNYQDVPVHFVGSIAYFSSDIIHKVAKKNNIKIGNIVRRPIDGLIEYHKNKLKVT, encoded by the coding sequence ATGATTTTAATAGCTGACGGAGGTTCTACAAAATGCGATTGGATATTATTGAGTATTGATGGTGAAGTTTCACTTAAAACAAGAACTTCAGGATTAAATCCTGCTGTTTTTAGTAGTGAAATTTTAGAAAAACGTCTTACTGAAAATATCGATTTAAAAGAGTGTAAAGATAAAGTTACAGAAGTTTTCTTTTACGGAGCAGGATGTGGAACTGAAAGACCAAGATTGGCTTTACAGCAGTTATTTCAATCATATTTTGTCAATGCTATCGTTGATGTTAAAGAAGATACATATGCTGCTGCTTTTGCAGCAACTACAGAACCAGGAATCATTTGTATTTTAGGTACTGGATCTAATAGTAGTTATTTTGATGGTATAGATGTTCATACAACTGTACCATCACTTGGCTATGTTTTAATGGACGAAGCTAGTGGTAATTACTTTGGAAAAAAGTTGATTCGAGATTATTTTTACAAAAAGATGCCTGAGAATTTACGTCAGGAATTTGCCTCTAAATTTGACTTAGATGCCGATAATATTAAAGCAAATGTATATAAGAAGGAAAATCCTAATGCATATTTAGCAACTTTTGCTGAGTTTATTTTTAGGAATGAGCGAAATGAATATTTTAACTACGTTTTGAAAAAGGGAATTAAAGATTTCTTTAAAAATAGAATTAGAGTATATGACAATTATCAAGATGTACCTGTACACTTTGTTGGTTCAATAGCCTATTTTTCTTCAGACATTATTCATAAAGTGGCAAAAAAGAACAATATTAAAATAGGGAATATCGTTAGACGCCCGATTGATGGTCTAATTGAATATCATAAAAATAAATTAAAAGTAACTTAA
- the gap gene encoding type I glyceraldehyde-3-phosphate dehydrogenase, with amino-acid sequence MSKTRIGINGFGRIGRIAFRVATKNPNIEIVGINDLLDVDHLAYLLKYDSVHGQFDGEISTNNGNLVVNGNEIRVTAERNPADLKWDAVKADIVLDCTGIFTTLDKAQAHLDAGAKKVVISAPSADAPMFVMGVNHKNAKASDKIVSNASCTTNCLAPIAKVLNDNFGLVEGLMTTVHAATATQLTVDGPSRKNYRLGRATLSNIVPATTGAAKAVGKVIPELNGKLTGMAFRVPTVDVSVVDLTCRLEKSATFEEVKAAIKHASENEMKGVLGYTEEGVVSQDFVGESRTSVFDANASIGLNDNFVKIVSWYDNEFGYSTKLIELALHVNSL; translated from the coding sequence ATGTCAAAAACAAGAATTGGAATTAACGGATTTGGTAGAATTGGAAGAATAGCTTTCAGAGTTGCAACTAAAAATCCAAATATTGAAATAGTAGGAATTAATGATTTGTTAGATGTAGATCATTTAGCATATTTATTAAAGTATGATTCAGTTCACGGTCAGTTTGACGGTGAAATTTCTACAAACAATGGAAACTTAGTTGTTAATGGAAATGAAATAAGAGTTACTGCTGAAAGAAACCCAGCCGATTTAAAATGGGATGCTGTAAAAGCTGATATCGTTCTTGATTGTACAGGTATCTTTACAACTTTAGATAAAGCACAAGCGCATTTAGATGCTGGAGCAAAGAAAGTAGTAATTTCTGCACCATCTGCTGATGCACCAATGTTTGTTATGGGAGTAAACCATAAAAATGCAAAAGCATCTGATAAAATTGTATCAAATGCATCTTGTACAACAAACTGTTTAGCACCTATTGCTAAAGTGTTAAATGATAATTTTGGTCTTGTAGAAGGATTAATGACAACAGTTCATGCTGCTACAGCAACACAATTAACTGTTGATGGTCCATCAAGAAAAAACTATAGATTAGGTCGTGCTACTTTAAGTAATATTGTACCTGCTACTACGGGAGCTGCAAAAGCAGTAGGAAAAGTAATTCCTGAATTGAATGGTAAATTAACAGGTATGGCTTTTAGAGTACCAACTGTTGATGTATCTGTTGTTGATTTAACTTGTCGTTTAGAAAAAAGCGCAACTTTTGAAGAAGTAAAAGCAGCAATTAAACATGCCTCTGAAAATGAAATGAAAGGTGTTTTAGGATATACTGAAGAAGGTGTAGTATCTCAAGATTTCGTTGGAGAATCTAGAACAAGTGTATTTGACGCAAATGCAAGTATTGGATTAAACGACAATTTTGTAAAAATAGTTTCTTGGTATGATAACGAATTTGGTTATTCTACAAAACTAATTGAACTTGCTTTACACGTAAATTCATTATAA
- a CDS encoding UDP-N-acetylmuramoyl-tripeptide--D-alanyl-D-alanine ligase yields the protein MTIEDIYQLYSTHYKVDTDTRSIRKNTIFFALKGENFNGNKFAKEALNNGAIYAIVDEKEYQTEDRIILVDNVLECLQQLANYHRKKLKTPILSLTGSNGKTTTKELINVVLSKKFKTTATKGNLNNHIGVPLTLLSMKPDTEFGIVEMGANHLKEIDFLCQITEPNYGYITNFGKAHLEGFGGIEGVIKGKSELYDYLKKSNGKIFLNDSDETQVKQSENIHSIPFDSSLEYIDANPFVKLNFNNIELKTKLIGSYNYNNIAAAITIGTYFGIDKLAIKEAIENYIPTNNRSQIIKKETTRIILDAYNANPSSMTLALQNFDNLDTNDKIIILGDMFELGETAAQEHQNIVNIVEDMNVKSVFLIGELFSKTTTKKASKFERFDDFISNFNKSYFENCSILIKGSRGMALERVLSYF from the coding sequence ATGACTATAGAAGACATTTACCAATTATACTCAACTCATTATAAAGTTGATACCGATACAAGAAGTATACGAAAAAACACTATTTTCTTTGCATTAAAGGGAGAAAACTTTAATGGAAATAAATTTGCAAAAGAGGCATTGAATAATGGAGCAATTTATGCAATAGTTGATGAAAAAGAATATCAAACTGAAGACAGAATAATTTTGGTTGATAATGTTTTAGAATGTTTACAACAGTTAGCAAATTACCATAGAAAAAAATTAAAAACTCCTATTTTATCCCTAACAGGTAGCAATGGTAAAACAACAACCAAAGAACTTATAAATGTCGTTCTTTCAAAAAAATTTAAAACAACTGCTACCAAAGGAAATTTAAACAATCATATTGGAGTTCCTCTTACCTTATTATCAATGAAACCAGATACTGAATTTGGAATAGTTGAAATGGGAGCTAACCACTTAAAAGAAATTGATTTTTTGTGCCAGATAACTGAACCCAACTATGGTTATATCACTAATTTTGGAAAAGCTCATTTAGAGGGGTTCGGAGGTATTGAAGGTGTGATAAAAGGTAAATCTGAGTTATATGATTATCTCAAAAAATCTAATGGAAAAATTTTTTTAAATGACTCCGATGAAACTCAAGTAAAACAATCAGAAAATATACATTCAATCCCATTTGATTCATCACTCGAATATATTGATGCAAATCCATTTGTAAAACTCAATTTCAACAACATAGAATTAAAGACTAAACTAATTGGCTCATATAATTATAACAATATAGCAGCCGCAATAACTATTGGAACTTATTTTGGAATTGACAAACTCGCTATAAAAGAGGCTATTGAGAATTATATCCCTACCAATAATCGATCACAAATTATAAAAAAAGAGACGACTCGTATTATTTTAGATGCATATAATGCTAATCCAAGTAGTATGACATTGGCACTTCAAAACTTTGACAACTTAGACACAAATGATAAAATTATTATCTTAGGTGATATGTTTGAATTAGGAGAAACTGCTGCACAAGAACATCAAAATATTGTAAATATAGTTGAAGATATGAACGTCAAATCCGTTTTTCTTATTGGAGAATTATTTTCAAAAACAACAACAAAAAAAGCGTCCAAATTTGAACGCTTTGATGATTTTATAAGTAATTTTAATAAATCTTACTTTGAGAATTGTTCTATATTGATAAAAGGTTCTCGAGGAATGGCTTTAGAAAGAGTATTAAGTTACTTTTAA
- a CDS encoding alpha-amylase family glycosyl hydrolase has translation MKKYISALFILSFLVIGCKKTENQEKKTVATEVQHKEVVYQVFTRLFGNTNTTNKPWGTIEENGVGKFADFNDKALNEIKELGVTHIWYTGVPHHAVINDYTKYGISNDDPDVVKGRAGSPYAVKDYYNVNPDLAIDPANRLEEFKALIERSHNAGLKVLIDIVPNHIARNYEGKTNPEGVTDFGAEDNTSLVYDVNNNFYYNPDEVFEVPIWENNYQPLGGEKHPLSDRKFEEVPTKWTGNGSRLSQPNFHDWYETVKINYGVSPEGKKDFDELPSGFENEDYKSHFAFWKDKTVPSSWIKFRDIALYWTDLGVDGFRFDMAEMVPVEFWSYLNSNIKMKNSDAFLLAEVYNPSMYRDYIKRGKMDYLYDKVQLYDTIKHVMQGHGLTDNIPPIQEDLKDIEKHMLHFLENHDEQRIASPDFAGSAEKGKPAMVVSATISTSPTMIYFGQEFGEPGAENPGFGAATRTSIFDYVGVPSVQRWVNNKQFDGGQSSDNEKTLRDFYKRLLNFTISSTALMGEYQDIHLYNRKNTSNYSHKVLSFVRWSATEKLIVVSNFDSETVSEFELKIPSEIINNWNLENGTHKVLDQLYNQFSTDFNIENGVGIVKVKLNPLESFILKVK, from the coding sequence ATGAAAAAATACATAAGTGCTTTATTCATCCTGTCGTTTTTAGTTATTGGATGTAAAAAAACTGAAAACCAAGAAAAGAAAACTGTTGCCACAGAAGTACAGCACAAAGAGGTAGTTTATCAAGTTTTTACGCGTTTATTTGGAAATACAAATACGACCAATAAACCTTGGGGAACTATAGAAGAAAATGGTGTAGGAAAATTTGCAGATTTTAATGACAAAGCTTTAAATGAAATTAAAGAGTTAGGTGTTACACATATTTGGTACACAGGAGTTCCTCATCATGCTGTAATTAATGATTATACGAAATATGGAATTTCAAATGATGATCCAGATGTTGTAAAAGGACGAGCAGGTTCACCTTATGCAGTGAAAGATTATTACAATGTAAATCCAGATTTAGCAATTGATCCAGCGAATCGTTTAGAGGAATTCAAGGCCTTGATTGAACGTTCTCACAACGCAGGTTTAAAGGTGTTAATCGATATTGTACCAAACCATATTGCACGTAATTATGAAGGGAAAACAAATCCTGAAGGAGTAACAGATTTTGGGGCAGAAGACAATACGTCACTTGTATATGATGTAAATAATAATTTTTATTACAATCCTGATGAGGTTTTTGAAGTTCCAATTTGGGAAAATAATTACCAACCATTAGGAGGTGAAAAGCATCCTTTGTCAGACAGAAAATTTGAAGAAGTTCCAACAAAATGGACAGGAAATGGCTCACGATTATCTCAACCTAATTTTCATGATTGGTACGAAACAGTAAAAATAAATTACGGAGTAAGTCCAGAGGGTAAAAAAGATTTTGATGAATTGCCAAGTGGATTTGAAAACGAAGATTATAAAAGTCACTTTGCTTTTTGGAAAGATAAAACGGTACCAAGTTCTTGGATAAAGTTTAGAGACATTGCTCTGTATTGGACTGATTTAGGTGTTGACGGATTCAGATTTGATATGGCTGAAATGGTTCCTGTAGAATTTTGGAGTTATCTAAACTCAAATATAAAAATGAAAAATTCAGACGCATTTTTATTGGCAGAGGTTTATAATCCAAGTATGTATCGTGATTATATTAAAAGAGGTAAAATGGACTATTTGTATGATAAAGTTCAGTTGTATGACACGATTAAACATGTGATGCAAGGTCACGGATTAACGGATAATATTCCTCCAATTCAAGAAGACTTGAAAGATATTGAAAAGCACATGTTACACTTTTTAGAAAATCATGATGAGCAGCGTATCGCAAGTCCAGATTTTGCGGGAAGTGCTGAAAAAGGGAAGCCTGCGATGGTTGTTTCTGCAACAATTAGTACTTCACCAACAATGATTTATTTCGGTCAGGAGTTTGGAGAACCTGGAGCAGAAAACCCTGGATTTGGTGCTGCAACAAGAACCTCAATTTTTGATTATGTTGGTGTGCCAAGTGTACAGCGCTGGGTAAATAATAAACAGTTTGATGGAGGTCAATCTTCTGATAATGAAAAAACTTTAAGAGATTTCTATAAACGACTTTTAAACTTCACGATAAGCAGTACTGCTTTGATGGGCGAATACCAAGATATTCACCTTTATAATAGAAAGAATACAAGTAATTATTCACATAAAGTATTGTCTTTTGTTCGTTGGAGTGCTACTGAAAAATTGATTGTAGTGTCAAATTTCGATTCAGAAACCGTTTCAGAATTTGAACTAAAAATTCCATCCGAGATCATCAATAATTGGAATCTTGAAAACGGAACACATAAAGTTTTAGATCAATTATACAATCAGTTTTCAACCGATTTTAATATTGAAAATGGAGTAGGTATTGTAAAAGTAAAATTGAATCCATTAGAATCATTCATTTTAAAAGTAAAATAA
- a CDS encoding glycoside hydrolase family 13 protein: MKNLTKIIVLFLLISLTSCKETSIDKTIEVDSNIVVMEYSELKRVEPLNWWIGMKNSELQLLVNEEGISNAKPEITYAGVSIEKVNKADSPNYLFLDLNISESTNPGKFNIIFKFEDGSVKKQTYELKARNKSGKDFKGFDSSDAIYLITPDRFANGDTSNDVFENLNEKKLNRSHDYGRHGGDLRGMIDHLDYIEEMGFTAIWPTPVLTNDMPESSYHGYAITDFYEVDPRFGTIEEYIELSEKMRAKGLKLIMDQVANHCGSEHWWMKDLPFNDWVNQQESFENKEPLNNSNHRRTTNQDLYASKRDKKEMTEGWFVSAMPDLNQRNPFMAQYIIQNSIWWVETLNLGGIRQDTYPYPDKDFMSNWAGAIMNEYPNFSIVGEEWSLNPLLVGYWQQGKENKDGYVSNLTSTMDFPMQRNIVDALNETESWDNGLVKMYEGLANDFNYVTPKDILILPDNHDMDRIFTQLNKDVVNTKMALSYMLILPRITQIYYGTEVLIENSAKLHDHGLIRTDFPGGWKGDKVSGFTGEGLSSDQKEMQSYLKKILNYRKSSKAIHEGETIHFSPFMGTYFTFRILNDEVVVHIINKNDKPITIDLKRYAEIGLEGKTLKNIITGETMVWQDAIDLKQKGSLLFTTKL, encoded by the coding sequence ATGAAGAATTTAACTAAGATTATTGTATTATTTTTATTGATATCATTAACATCTTGTAAAGAAACTAGTATAGATAAGACTATAGAAGTTGATTCAAATATTGTTGTAATGGAATATTCAGAATTAAAAAGAGTAGAGCCTTTGAATTGGTGGATTGGAATGAAAAATTCTGAATTACAACTATTAGTTAATGAAGAAGGGATTTCAAATGCGAAACCTGAAATTACTTATGCTGGAGTTTCCATAGAAAAAGTAAATAAAGCAGATAGTCCGAATTATTTATTTTTAGATTTAAATATATCAGAAAGTACAAACCCTGGAAAATTTAATATCATTTTTAAGTTTGAAGACGGTAGTGTAAAGAAACAAACATATGAGTTAAAGGCAAGAAATAAATCGGGTAAAGATTTTAAAGGTTTCGATAGTTCTGATGCTATTTATTTAATTACTCCAGATCGTTTTGCTAATGGAGATACTTCTAATGATGTTTTTGAAAATTTAAACGAAAAGAAATTGAATCGTTCCCATGATTATGGACGTCATGGAGGAGATCTTCGTGGAATGATTGATCATTTAGATTATATCGAAGAAATGGGTTTTACAGCAATTTGGCCAACTCCAGTTTTGACCAATGATATGCCAGAATCTTCATATCATGGCTATGCAATAACCGATTTTTATGAAGTAGATCCTCGTTTTGGAACTATAGAAGAATATATTGAGTTGTCTGAAAAGATGCGAGCAAAAGGTCTTAAATTAATCATGGATCAAGTAGCAAATCATTGTGGTTCTGAACATTGGTGGATGAAAGATTTACCATTTAATGATTGGGTTAATCAGCAAGAATCATTTGAAAATAAAGAGCCTTTAAACAATTCAAACCATCGCCGAACAACAAATCAAGATTTGTACGCCTCTAAAAGAGATAAAAAAGAAATGACTGAAGGTTGGTTTGTTTCTGCAATGCCAGATTTGAACCAGCGCAATCCATTTATGGCACAATATATCATTCAGAATAGTATTTGGTGGGTAGAAACATTGAATTTAGGTGGAATCCGTCAAGATACATATCCATATCCTGATAAGGATTTTATGTCAAATTGGGCTGGAGCAATAATGAATGAATATCCAAATTTTAGTATAGTTGGTGAAGAGTGGAGTTTAAACCCATTGTTGGTAGGTTATTGGCAACAAGGAAAAGAAAATAAAGATGGTTATGTTTCTAATTTAACATCTACGATGGATTTTCCGATGCAACGAAACATTGTTGATGCTTTAAACGAAACTGAAAGTTGGGATAATGGATTGGTAAAAATGTATGAAGGACTTGCAAATGATTTTAACTATGTTACTCCAAAAGATATTTTGATTCTTCCTGACAACCATGATATGGATAGAATTTTTACACAACTAAATAAAGATGTGGTAAATACTAAAATGGCATTGAGTTACATGCTTATTTTACCGAGAATTACACAAATTTATTATGGTACAGAAGTGTTGATTGAAAATTCAGCAAAACTACACGACCACGGATTAATTCGTACAGACTTTCCAGGAGGATGGAAAGGTGATAAGGTTAGTGGTTTTACAGGAGAAGGACTGTCATCAGATCAAAAAGAGATGCAATCTTACCTAAAAAAAATATTGAATTACCGTAAGAGTAGTAAAGCAATTCATGAAGGAGAAACAATTCATTTTTCACCTTTTATGGGAACATATTTTACTTTCCGAATTTTGAATGACGAAGTAGTAGTTCATATTATCAATAAAAACGACAAGCCTATAACGATTGATTTAAAGCGTTATGCTGAAATTGGTTTGGAAGGAAAAACGTTAAAAAACATTATAACAGGAGAAACTATGGTGTGGCAAGATGCTATAGATTTAAAACAAAAAGGAAGTTTATTATTTACTACTAAACTTTAG
- the pfkA gene encoding 6-phosphofructokinase: protein MTKTVKKIGLLTSGGDAPGMNAAIRAVVRTCVYHNIECIGIYRGYQGMIEGDFETMDARSVNNIINRGGTILKSARSSEFRTKEGRQKAYQHLKNAGVDAFVVIGGDGSFTGAMIFNEEFDFPVMGIPGTIDNDIYGTTFTLGYDTALNTVVEAIDKIRDTASSHNRLFFVEVMGRDAGDIALNAGIGAGAEEILIPEEDLGLERLLESLESSRKRGKTSSIVVVAEGDKTAGKSVFELKEYVNENLPDYDVRVSVLGHMQRGGSPSCYDRVLASRMGVKAVETLLDGKSTYMVGVACDKMILTPLEDAVKGKSEIDQELLRVSDIVTI from the coding sequence ATGACAAAAACAGTGAAAAAAATAGGTCTTTTAACTTCTGGAGGAGATGCTCCAGGTATGAATGCCGCAATTAGAGCAGTAGTAAGAACTTGTGTCTACCATAATATTGAATGTATTGGTATTTATCGTGGATATCAAGGTATGATTGAAGGTGATTTTGAAACTATGGATGCTCGTAGTGTAAATAATATTATTAATCGTGGAGGAACTATTTTAAAATCTGCAAGATCATCTGAATTTAGAACGAAAGAAGGACGCCAAAAAGCATATCAGCACCTAAAGAATGCTGGTGTAGATGCATTTGTAGTTATAGGTGGTGACGGAAGTTTTACTGGAGCGATGATTTTTAATGAAGAATTTGATTTTCCTGTAATGGGAATTCCTGGAACCATAGATAATGATATATATGGAACAACTTTTACACTAGGTTATGATACAGCTTTAAATACAGTTGTTGAGGCAATTGACAAAATTAGAGATACAGCAAGTTCACACAATCGTTTGTTTTTCGTTGAAGTAATGGGACGCGATGCTGGAGATATTGCATTAAACGCTGGAATAGGAGCTGGTGCTGAAGAAATTTTAATTCCTGAAGAAGATTTAGGTCTTGAGCGATTATTAGAATCTTTGGAAAGTAGTAGGAAAAGAGGTAAAACTTCAAGTATAGTAGTTGTTGCAGAAGGAGATAAAACAGCAGGAAAAAGTGTATTTGAATTAAAAGAATATGTAAACGAAAATCTGCCTGATTATGATGTAAGAGTTTCAGTTTTAGGCCATATGCAAAGAGGTGGTTCACCATCATGTTATGATCGTGTTCTCGCAAGTAGAATGGGAGTAAAAGCAGTAGAAACATTACTTGACGGGAAATCTACATATATGGTAGGTGTAGCATGTGATAAAATGATTTTAACTCCATTAGAAGATGCAGTTAAAGGAAAATCAGAAATAGATCAAGAATTATTAAGAGTGTCTGATATAGTGACAATATAA